The genomic DNA GTCGATTGGCGATTGGCGAACGAAACCAAACCACACAATTACTGCGTCCAATACGGCGAGAGCGACTTTGCCTTTGTCAGCCGCTTGCTCGAAGCAGATGGCCTTTTCTACTTCTTCGAACATCAATACGAAGGGCAAGCTGTCGATCCGCAAGATCGCACCGAACGCTTGGTAATCACCGACAGCATCGACGCGGCGAATTCGCCACCGCCATCATCGTCTGGCGCTTCCGCAAGCGAAACATCCTCGGACTCTTCGGCAGCAACCATTCCCACCTACCGATTCGATGACGTCGGCGGAGGTGTTCGCGATTCGATGCGGGTCCGCCGCTGGATCGCCACGCGCCAATTGGTGCCCGAAACGAGCCGCTCGTTGGACCGACACTTTCAACGCCCCAAGTCGTTAGCCGACAGCTCTCATACGACGATCTGCGGCTCGACGGCGAACGCCGCGACCACGTGGATGTGTTACCCATCGGAGGTCGCAGATCGGGTCGATGACATCACCCCTGCGGGCGCGGATCGCAAGCAATTAGTAGATCTGGATTCATTGGCTGAATCGGATGCCAAGGTTCGCGCGGCGCGATTGCAGTACCAGGTCGCGCGGTTCCGTGGCGAGGGCGACGTGGCGGTGATGAGTCCAGGGAATAAGTTCCAACTGGTGCGCGATCGCATTCCCGATCCGACAGCCTACTATTTGACGCAAGTCGAACATCTTGTCCGCTTGGCGACGGGGCAACACAGCGGGCACCGCGATGTCAAATTGACGTATAAGAATCGCTTTCGTTGCAGCTCGGTCACGGTTCCCTATCGTCCCGCACGAAAGACGGCCAAACCAAGGATCGACGGCGTGGTTCCGGCCACGGTTGTCGGCGACGCTTCCCAGAAAGACGATCATGTTTGCGTCGACAAGTACGGTCGCGTCAAGGTTGTCTTTCCGTGGCAAACCGGGACCACTGATACCAGTTGTTGGGTGCGTGTTGGCCAATTTTGGGCTGGACCGCGCTGGGGCGCATTTTTCTGGCCGCGGGTGGATCATGAAGTGATCGTCGCTTTTGAACACGGCGATCCCGATCGGCCGATCATCGTGGGGAGCGTCTACAATGCCACCAACATGCCACCGCTGACGCTCCCCTCGCTGAAGCTCTCCTGCGGCATTCACTCCTGCTCGCACAAAGGGAATCCGGTCAACAACACCAGCACCGTCGTGTTCCATGACAAAGAGGGAGCCGAATACTTGGAGCTGCATTCGGAGACCTACCACAGCATCAGCAGCGAAACCACGGAAGTGAAATGGTCGGCGGGTAAAGAGATCCAATTCAAAGGACACCATTGGTTGTTCGACGCGATCGGCGGAAGCGGCGGCGGCGGCAACAACATGAGTGGCGACGATGGTGGAACCGATGCCCAGTTCAAAGAGCCAGGGGAAGAGGCGGAGTCGGGGTTCAGCGTTACCGAGATGCTCAAGAGTTTGTTCTTGGCCGACGATAAGGGTGAGATCGACTTCACCGTAGGCGATTCGTTTTCAAAAACCTTCGGCGGATCGTACGCAAGCAAATATGGTTGCAACATTTCGATGGTCTGCGACCCGATGGATTTCTTCGAGTTCCTGGCCGACAAGATTGGCGAGTCTGCTCCCACCGCAGGCATGCTCCTCAACCCTCTGCTTCCCCTGCTTTTCGGCGCTGGGGGACAGGGTCTGACGACGTTTGGAGGCAAAAGCAATCTGCACTATGGAAAGGCGATCGAATGCCATCGCGGCTACAAAATCACCAAGGTGTTACCTGTTCCCAAGGAGCCGGCCACACGGTTTTCGAAGGGAAATGAAACGCCGGTCGATGCCCCCGCAACGACCGCCTGTGAAATCGCCGTGGCGCTGCTGTTGATCATCGACCTTGCGGTGATGTTGTTAACCAAAGCAGCGGTCTCCCACAAAGGGGAACACTGGCAGGGGTTCGTCAAATTCGCCGAGGTCTGGACGTTTAACATCCTTCCACGTTTGCAGGGTCTACTGGTCTTCATGGAATCGACCGTTGCGAAGGTCGACGATGCAACGGCTTCGGTGGAGGATACGGTCGACGATAGCGAAGTGGCTGTGCAACGATCCGCACGCGTTCTCGAAACGACCGATTCGGCTGCGCCCGATAGCACCCAGGCCGCAACCGTTGAAGTCGAAAACGCGCTCTCTTCCGCTGCCACCAGTGAACGTAAATTGGAGCAGATCGTTGAAGACGACGAGGATGACGACGGGGATGAGGGCGGTGCCGGTGGAGCAGTTGCGGGCGGCGCAGAGGCTGGGGGCGCAGAAGCGGGCGGCGCAGAAGCGGGCGGGGCAGAGGCTGGCGGAGCAGCATCCGCAGCACCGTCGGAAGCCCCTGCAGCGACCTAGGACCATTCAACGGATAGCGAGTCTTTAGAAGATTCGGATTCAAAACATGCGGCAAAACATAGGGGTTAACGTTGGATAACGCAATTCATCTGATGGGCGAACACGCCACCACATGCGCCGATTTTTCGGTACGAGCCCAGGTCAAAAGTACGCCGACCGACCCCACGGATCCCTTGATGGGACGGGTCAGTCTGACTGCCGAAGGGCCCAACGACGACGGCAACGTTTGCCTTCAGGCCAACGGGCGAGTGACTTCGCAAGTCGATCAGTGTCGGATCGATGTCCTTGCCGACGGCATCGTCGTCGACTCGGGGAACACAGGAAACATCGGCTTACGGGCAGGCGTTGCCCCCTGCATGCAGCAGGTCGACCTCGAAGGCAACGGCGGCAGCATCGTGCTTGAAAACGGTCAGATCGAAGGGTCCCCCAAGATCGAGATCGGCGTCGATTCGATCACACTTTCGGTCGGCACGAACAAAATAACGATCAGCGCTACCGGAATCACGATCGAAGGTATCGAAGTCACCGTGGAAGGGACCGCATCGGCGGAAATGAAAGCGCCAAGTGTTTCGGTCTCCGCCAGCGCCGACGCCACGATCAAGGGGACGGCATCGACCGAAGTCAGTTCCTCAGGAACGATGACGGTCAAGGGAACCGCGTCGACCGAAGTTAGCGCATCGGGAACGATGACCCTTAAAGGTGCGATGGTGATGATCAACTAAGATCGCCACGGTAACACGTTGGATTCCAACCTCAAAAAACGAAAGCTGAACGATGCCCTGTGCCGCACGAGTTGCCGACCTCCACACCTGTCCAATGGTCACCGCTTTGGTGCCTCATGTCGGAGGTCCGATCTCCGGCCCTGGAGCCCCAACCGTCCTGATTGGCGGCCTGCCCGCATCGGTCGTCGGCGACCTGTGTGTTTGTGTCGGACCGCCCGATTCGATTGTGATGGGAAGCGGCACCGTGATGGTCGGCGGCAAACCGGCAGCGCGGATGGGCGATATGACCGCGCATGGCGGGTCGATCACCTTGGGCTGCCCGACCGTCATGATCGGCGGTTGAAGGCATTTGTAACCGCCGACGCGATCTGCGAACCGTTTTCTATCCAAAAGCAATAACTCATGAACCTCGATCAGTTAGACAAAATATTGGTGGCCCAAATCGAAGCGCGGACGCCCAACAATGGGATCGATGCGATGTGCCAGCACGCTCCCACAAATCGCTTGATCTGGTGGGGCTGCCTGTCGGCCTGGTCGATCTGGCGTCCCACGCCTCCGCCCGTCGAAGACGCCGCGCTGGCGATCGCTGCGCGTTGGGTCTTCCAACCAAGCGACGACCTGCGCCGCGCTGCGGCGTTGCAAGCCAAGTCCGATACCGTTGGAATGTGCAAGTGGCTGTTGCAAGCGGTGCAATTCAGCGGCGGCCAGTTGAAGACCGACGAAGCGGGAATCGCCGTGCCAACGCCCAACGTATCGGGCCCCTACACCAAAGGCTTCATCCACAATCTGCTGGCCACCAGCCCTCCGGTCGAACGAGCGACCGCATCTCAAAATCTCTTGCAATTGGCACGTCAGGCGATCACTCGCCCCATGCCGACGGCCGAGCCAACGCAACCGAAACCGCAACTTGTTTAACGGAACCCAACGATGAAAACGCCAGACAATGTTGAAGGACTGTGGGACGATCTGGACAACATTCAGAGCCAGATGCGCATCGGAATCGAAACCTTGCCGCCGTCGCAAGTCAAAAAAGTGCTGAACCGTTTGATGGAGGTCGCCCAGCCGCTGGTTGGCAAAATGCGAACCGCCTATCCCGAAGCGATCGATGCGTTTGAAAAGCAGATCGCCCACATGGATACGCAAATGGAACAAGCCCGCCAGAACATCGCAAAGGCCAAAGAGAACCTCGCGAACGTACCGCCGGCCGCTGAGATTCGCAAGAACTTGGTCCCGTTGGCCGCCGCACTGCCAAGCGGACTGTCGCTGCAATTCGCCGATGAAATGCGAGACCGCTACGTCCCCGCCATCCCCGATCCAACGATCGACGACGGTCCCGGAGCGGCTTGGCAAGATTGGTCGATCTCCTAATCATGGCGACCGTCAACCCATCAACCACGTCAACCGTTGCCATCTCTCCGGCATCGCCCTTTAACCGAGCTGGAGTGTGCAAGGAGAACGCTCAACCGCGATCATGCGGCCCGATTTCGCTGGTCGCTGCACTCCGCCGGTTTGGCATCGATCGATCGGTCGATGCGATCTGGCACGCCGTCACGCGTGACGATCCGTTTGGCACTCGCGCCGCGCGATCGTACCTGATAGCCGCCCTGGCCCGCACGTGTCAGCTGGATGCCGCCGTTTTGCAGTGCCAGCCCGAACGCGCGTGGCAGGCGATTCAAACCTGCCTTGACGCCGGCATCACGGTCGTTCTGAACCATCGCGCTTACCGTGCCGCGGATGAAGGACATTTCACTTTATTGGCAACGATCGACGATGCAACGATCACGCTGGATGATCCCTTCCTGGGGAAAAACCAAAGGTTCGACCGGCAGCGTTTCCTACAACTCTGGAAGCCCAATCGCGAGACCTCGGGACATGTCTTGATCGCCATCGACAAACCCGCTCTCAGCGAAACGCAAAGCACTGCGGAATCTCTACCAACATGTCCACGCTGCGCCGCGCCGATCACTCTGGCGCCCAACCGCCTGTTTGATCCGAGCGACTGGAATTCCAGCGGACTCTGGCAGCGGTTCTTTTGCCTGGGCTGCGATGCCTCGTTTTCGCCGCGTTAGAAGATTGCGGATTCAGCGTATTGGGCGCAACTTGCGATCGACGCGGCTACGACGCCTGAGCCAAAGGTTTCAATCGCTCCAACGGAACATAAAACCGTTTGTAGCGTTGCCCGTCGTCGAACATCTGCCCTTTTCCATCGGGGACCAAGACCGTCGCGCGACGCGTGATGCGATTCACTTTGCCGCGCAACATCTTCCCTTCGTATTGGAATTCGACCGGGCTGCCGACACTGACCTGAAAGCGTTTCGCGGCGCGTTCGTCTTGCGTGATCAATTGGTGTTGATAATCGGTGTGCCCAAAGAACCGCCGAGTGATCCCGTGGAATTGCCGCTTGGCACAATTGCTGTCGTTGAAGCAGAGCATCTCGACCAAATGAACAAGCTCGTGTTCGCAGACGCGTTGAGCGGCTTGCAAGCGGTTGTTGCAAACACATCCGCTGACGATCACTTGCCGGTCGAGATCGTGAAAGGTTTGGAACAACAACGTCGTCGAAAGGATCACTTCAAACGTACGCTTCCTACCGCCGGGCACTTGCGGATCGCGGACTTTCGAATCGTAGGTGGTGACGGTTTTGCCAGCCGCCCGCGTCATCCGGCTGGAGAGATTAAAATCGATCCCCTCGCGGCGAGCCAACCACAACAAACGACCTTCAAAAAAGTGGTCGTCGTAGAGCATGCACATCCGTCGCAGATCGGCCGCCGCCATCCGCGTAAAGTTCACACCATCAAGCGTCGACGACAAAGCAAGCGTCGTCCGCAAGATTTCTTGTTGCTTGGTTGCGATTTGTTGAGGCGTCCAGCGTCGCTCTAACGCATACCGCCCCATTCGTTGGAAGTCCGTCTCTTTCATGGACGATATTGTGACGACTTCGCGCAACCGCTGCCAGAGCGGAAACGCAAGCAATCCGTTTGCTAGCACTCGTCTAAAAACAGGGCGACGTTTGGCTGCGCCTCCACCGAGACTAACGTGAAGCCATCCGCTGCTCGCTAGCAAAGTACAGCTTCGGGTCATCGACAATCACGCCGGTGCTCCATGTGCGTCCATCGTCGCGGCTCATCGTGTTGTAGAAGAAACTTCGCAACCGCTCCGTCTTGTAGCTGTAAGGATACAGCGACGTGACATAGTCCTCTTGCGTCAAGTCATCGACCCCTTCGGAGATGTAGTAATGCACCATTCCGTCGGTTGTGCAGGAGAGCCCCAATGTCCACCAACCCGTCGTGGTGATGGGGGGGCCTTGGAAATCGCGCCCTTTGGAATCGCAACGGATTCGCCAATAGGCGTAATCGTAGTTCTGCCGCGTATTCTCTTTACGTTGCAACTCCACAAACATCCCTGGCCAATAGACCTCGTTTTCCGGGCCTTTGCTTTTGAACATCAAGAAGCCCTTTTCCGACTCTTTGATCGCCGTGGTTTCCAGGGCCAATCGGAAGCCAAAGTGGGGACCGCTTCGATCCTCCCAATCCTTCACCTTAGGCAGCCAGACGCGCGTCACCACATTCGGTTGGCTCTCCACCGGCACGCGACCGTTCAGACGGTACTGAACGTTGCAGATGAAGTCGTCTTGGTTGTGCGACTCGTTGCTCGCTTGGCCGGGAATTCCCGTGAACATCGACTTCAGTAACAACGATCCTTCGCTACCAGGCAACCCGCCCGGCGGCGTCGGAACGCGGCGCACGATGTCGGGATGGCCACGTTTGATTCCTTCGTACCAGCGGCCGTTGACCGATTTCCCGGTCGGACCGCGCTGGTTTTCGTCGATATCCTCGGTGCTCTTGGGATTTCGAGGGACGTATCGCCAGTTCGGATCTTCGAAGTCGTCACCCACTGCCGTGACCAGCTTTCCGGTGCCGGGTACGATCGGTCGTGGCCGCTGAGCCGAGGCTGTCGATACAACCAAAATGCCAGCAAATGCCATGACGTGGGCAAGCCGGATGCGCACGTTCATAAGATTATCCTTCCTACTACCATAAACCCCTGGGACTTGAATTCGCATCATCGATGCGAACCGCCACATTCCGAATTATCGGCACATCTTCGCAGCGACTTTGCCCTATCAGCCCGACGCCGTTTCTTTTTGCTGATCGTCAACGAACCGCTTGCCCGCGGGCAATTTGCTAGCCAAGGCTGATCTAGACAGCGATTCGCCGCAGCGGCTATGGTGGCAGGGCTGATTCAGGCACTTCGAGGATTTCAACCGATCCGAGGGCAGGGAGCCCCATGAACCACCATTCCTCCGAACACAACCGCGTCGTCATCACCGGCGTTGGCGTCTTCAGTTCCTTAGGAGCCGGGTTCGCATCGCTGAGTTCAGCCACAGTCGAATCGCGAGCCATGGCGTCGGCCGCTACTTCAGTTCCCGTCTTTGGACCGATCGCAAGCTATTCCGGCGCGATCGACGATTTTGGCAACCTGCCCGCCGTTCGAAAACGCAGTTTGCGGAAGTCGATGAAGTTGATGAATCGCGAAACCCAACTTGGCGTTGCCGCGGCCTACCAAGCGATCCAAGCTGCCGACCTGGACACGGCGGGCTACGATTCCCAACGGGTCGGCGTTTGCTTCGGCGCAGGCAACGTCGAAGTCCGACCAGAAGATTTCATCGCCGGCGTGCAAGCCTGTTCCGAATCGCCCGACCAGCCGATCCCGAACGCCTGGGGTTCGCAAGGCCTTCCCCACGTCGATCCTTTGTGGGTTCTGCGCGTGTTACCCAACATGCCCGCCTGCCACATCGCCATCGGCTGCGATTACCAGGGTCCCAACAATACGATCACGCAAGCGGAAGCTTCGGCGAACCTTGCCATCCAGGAAGCCAAACACCATTTGTTAGACGACGAAGCCGACGCGATGATCGCCGGCAGCACCGGCACTTCCATCCGTTGTGACCGATCGACTAACGAAGGCGACGCAGTGGCAGGCGAAGCTTCCGAAGGAGCCGCCGCGTTTGTGATCGAACGACTCGACGCCGCCCGCAATCGCAATGCGACGATCTATGCCGAGGTGCTGGGGATTGGCAGCAGTTGCGTGATCGACAACACGATGGTCCCCAAACCTGATGACGCGATTCGCAACGCCATCGGCGCATCGGTGGCTCAGTCGCATCTCGCCGATCGCGATGCGATTCAATGCGTCATCTACAACGGCCCACATAGCGACTCCGCGATCCAACAATCGTTGGGATCCCCGTTGTCCGAATCGATGAACCTCAGCGAATGGATCGGTCAGGTCGACGCGGGCAGCGGCGCGATCGGATTGGCGATGGCGCTGATGCGTTTGGCCGCAACCGCTCCAGATGCGGAACACGCTGCCCTTAATCTTGGCATCACCAACAATGGACTCGCCAGCTGCCTGGTCGTCCGCAACCTTCAAACGTCGCGAGCCGCATGATGCATCGTCGTGTTGTGATCACAGGAATGGGAATCGTCACACCGCTGGGCCACCGGTTGGATGGGTTCTGGGATAATCTCACCGCTGGGCGTTCGGGCGTTGGGCCGATCTCAACCTTTGACGCGTCGGAGTATCCCGTCCGCATCGCTGCGGAAGTTCCCAAGTCGTGGTCGATGGAAAGTGTTGGCGAAAACTCGCGTCAGTGGGCCACGGCGCCCCGTCAGACACGCTTTGCACTCGCCGCAGGCATCATGGCCGTTCGCGATTCGGGAATCGATCTAGAGCGTTTCGATCCGCGACTTTCGGGCGTCTATCTCGGCTGTGGCGAACCGTTCACCCCCTTCAGCCCGCTGGTGGATTCGATCTCTCAATCGTTGAACGATCACAGCTTTCAACCCGCCGCCTACACCGACACCGCGTTGCGTTTATTCGATCCCGAATCGCAGCGTCAGTTTGATCCCAAGATGCCCGCGATCGCATTGGCAGGTCGTTTCAATCTGCAAGGGCCCAGTGTGAATTGCATCGCAGCATGCGTTTCGTCGTCGCAAGCGATCGGCCAAGCGGTGCGAATGATCCGACGCGGTGAAGTCAACACGATGTTATGCGGCGGGGCCCACAGCTGTATCCATGAACTGGGCGTCACGGGCTTCAGCCGGCTATCAGCGCTCAGCCAACAGAATGCCAACCCTAAGCAAGCCGCACGCCCGTTTGACCGCAGCCGCGACGGGTTTGTCATCGGCGAAGGAGGCGCCCTGTTTGTTGCGGAAGAATTCGAACAAGCGCGGCGACGTGGGGCCCCTATCTACGCGGAGATCAGTGGCTACGGGTCGGCGCAGGATGCGTTCCGAATCACCGACACCCATCCCGAAGGACGTGGATGTGTCCAAGCGATTCGACGCGCATTAAAGGATGCGGGAATCGATGGAGAAGACCTTGATTACATCAACGCCCACGGAACCGGAACGGTCTTGAACGACAAGGTCGAAACGCGGTCGATTAAATCCGCCCTGGGATCGGTCGCCTACGACATCCCCGTTTCCAGCACCAAAAGTATGCTGGGGCATGCCACGACCGCCTGCGGCGCGATCGAATTGGCAGTCTCCTTGATGGCGATGCAGACCAATACGTTGCCCCCAACGATCAACTACGACGACCCCGATCCGGAATGCGATTTGGACTACATTCCCAACGTCGCCCGAGATGCCAAGTGCCGGCATATCCTAAGCAACAACATCGGCTTCGGTGGCCAGAACGCCGCGTTGATCCTATCGCGGGTCAGCGAACCGCGTTCGTATTGGCAATCGGCGGCTGCTTGAAGGCATCCGTCGTAGCAGACACCTACAGAGCTTCCACTACCGCAGCATCGTCGTGCCACTGCTGCCACGCCTGTTCGATTGCGCCGGAGAACTTTTTGCTGGACGCCGAGAACAACTTCTTCCCCAGTTTCTTCGCCTGCTTCTGCAGGACGCTGCGGCGCGCGTCGATCGCCCCACTCAATCGTTTGAACCCTTTCGCTTGTCGCAATTTCTTGAAGTCGGGATGTTCGATAAGCAGATGGTGCAAGACCACGAGATCGTGATCGTTCCCCAACAAATCGGTAAGTCGTTTCAACCGCTTCCCACGCTTGGAGAGTTCGCGTTCACTCGCGTCGCGCAGAATCCGCACTTGGTACATTTGGTACTTAGCGTGCTTCCGCCATTCGTGAAGCCGCTCGTCGGATGGCTCTTTGAGCGCATCGCGCATCGCCCGCTTGCCGCGTCGATACGTCTTTTCAAGACCGGGCTTTAACGCGTCAAATCCATCCTCGTCGCAATTCCATTCGGGCACACGATCGAGAGCGGCCTGCATGTCTTGGGTCGCTTCAACGAAGAAGGGCTCCCAATCGAGCGTGCCCGAGCTGGCAACTTGGCTGCGGTTATCTAACACCGCGTCCAACCGGTCCCACAGTTTCCCCGGAACCTCCTTCGCACCATACTCTCGCAGCCGCTCGAGCGCTTCGAGCGTGGCATCGGCATCGCGCAGCCCGGATAGTTTTCGAGAGGCATCGCGAAACCAAGTGTTTTCGCGCTCGTACACCTCGCCGATCGTTGGCCTCACCAACCGCAACATGCCACGGATCATTTTGCATCGCTTGCGGACATCATGCACGACCTCGCTGCGGTCGAGTTCGTGATTCGAGAGGTCGTCAATCGATTGCTGAATTTGCGTCGCCGCAATCCGCTGAATGCCCTGCTGCACCGATTCGCCGCCACTAAACCGGATCTTCATGTATCAATTCCCAAGGTGCAAATGTTCGTAAAGGAAGCGATTATCTACGCCACGCATCTCATCGTAGCACGTAGCACGATGTTTCGTCTCCACCTCCCCCTTCTTATGATGGCCAAATCGCAATGCTTTCAAATTCGGTTAGGTGAAAATCAGACGGCGTGTTCCGTATTTTTTTGGCATGCCCCCTTTACCTAGCTCAAATGAATGTACAA from Rosistilla carotiformis includes the following:
- a CDS encoding type VI secretion system Vgr family protein, whose translation is MSVDSLIDPVQTRIHLHSSLGVDRFRLTEIRGRERISGLYRFRLKLRSNRHDPVTLDQFTGLAVMASFQLPNPEWLSVVAADHAPATRDFCGILSHVSYDHSDDRDRYFTAILRPRLWQLGLNRRFRMFSQKTTREIVTTVLGSMNVDWRLANETKPHNYCVQYGESDFAFVSRLLEADGLFYFFEHQYEGQAVDPQDRTERLVITDSIDAANSPPPSSSGASASETSSDSSAATIPTYRFDDVGGGVRDSMRVRRWIATRQLVPETSRSLDRHFQRPKSLADSSHTTICGSTANAATTWMCYPSEVADRVDDITPAGADRKQLVDLDSLAESDAKVRAARLQYQVARFRGEGDVAVMSPGNKFQLVRDRIPDPTAYYLTQVEHLVRLATGQHSGHRDVKLTYKNRFRCSSVTVPYRPARKTAKPRIDGVVPATVVGDASQKDDHVCVDKYGRVKVVFPWQTGTTDTSCWVRVGQFWAGPRWGAFFWPRVDHEVIVAFEHGDPDRPIIVGSVYNATNMPPLTLPSLKLSCGIHSCSHKGNPVNNTSTVVFHDKEGAEYLELHSETYHSISSETTEVKWSAGKEIQFKGHHWLFDAIGGSGGGGNNMSGDDGGTDAQFKEPGEEAESGFSVTEMLKSLFLADDKGEIDFTVGDSFSKTFGGSYASKYGCNISMVCDPMDFFEFLADKIGESAPTAGMLLNPLLPLLFGAGGQGLTTFGGKSNLHYGKAIECHRGYKITKVLPVPKEPATRFSKGNETPVDAPATTACEIAVALLLIIDLAVMLLTKAAVSHKGEHWQGFVKFAEVWTFNILPRLQGLLVFMESTVAKVDDATASVEDTVDDSEVAVQRSARVLETTDSAAPDSTQAATVEVENALSSAATSERKLEQIVEDDEDDDGDEGGAGGAVAGGAEAGGAEAGGAEAGGAEAGGAASAAPSEAPAAT
- a CDS encoding cysteine peptidase family C39 domain-containing protein — translated: MCKENAQPRSCGPISLVAALRRFGIDRSVDAIWHAVTRDDPFGTRAARSYLIAALARTCQLDAAVLQCQPERAWQAIQTCLDAGITVVLNHRAYRAADEGHFTLLATIDDATITLDDPFLGKNQRFDRQRFLQLWKPNRETSGHVLIAIDKPALSETQSTAESLPTCPRCAAPITLAPNRLFDPSDWNSSGLWQRFFCLGCDASFSPR
- a CDS encoding DUF6931 family protein, with protein sequence MNLDQLDKILVAQIEARTPNNGIDAMCQHAPTNRLIWWGCLSAWSIWRPTPPPVEDAALAIAARWVFQPSDDLRRAAALQAKSDTVGMCKWLLQAVQFSGGQLKTDEAGIAVPTPNVSGPYTKGFIHNLLATSPPVERATASQNLLQLARQAITRPMPTAEPTQPKPQLV
- a CDS encoding PAAR domain-containing protein; protein product: MPCAARVADLHTCPMVTALVPHVGGPISGPGAPTVLIGGLPASVVGDLCVCVGPPDSIVMGSGTVMVGGKPAARMGDMTAHGGSITLGCPTVMIGG
- a CDS encoding beta-ketoacyl-[acyl-carrier-protein] synthase family protein, producing MMHRRVVITGMGIVTPLGHRLDGFWDNLTAGRSGVGPISTFDASEYPVRIAAEVPKSWSMESVGENSRQWATAPRQTRFALAAGIMAVRDSGIDLERFDPRLSGVYLGCGEPFTPFSPLVDSISQSLNDHSFQPAAYTDTALRLFDPESQRQFDPKMPAIALAGRFNLQGPSVNCIAACVSSSQAIGQAVRMIRRGEVNTMLCGGAHSCIHELGVTGFSRLSALSQQNANPKQAARPFDRSRDGFVIGEGGALFVAEEFEQARRRGAPIYAEISGYGSAQDAFRITDTHPEGRGCVQAIRRALKDAGIDGEDLDYINAHGTGTVLNDKVETRSIKSALGSVAYDIPVSSTKSMLGHATTACGAIELAVSLMAMQTNTLPPTINYDDPDPECDLDYIPNVARDAKCRHILSNNIGFGGQNAALILSRVSEPRSYWQSAAA
- a CDS encoding beta-ketoacyl synthase N-terminal-like domain-containing protein → MNHHSSEHNRVVITGVGVFSSLGAGFASLSSATVESRAMASAATSVPVFGPIASYSGAIDDFGNLPAVRKRSLRKSMKLMNRETQLGVAAAYQAIQAADLDTAGYDSQRVGVCFGAGNVEVRPEDFIAGVQACSESPDQPIPNAWGSQGLPHVDPLWVLRVLPNMPACHIAIGCDYQGPNNTITQAEASANLAIQEAKHHLLDDEADAMIAGSTGTSIRCDRSTNEGDAVAGEASEGAAAFVIERLDAARNRNATIYAEVLGIGSSCVIDNTMVPKPDDAIRNAIGASVAQSHLADRDAIQCVIYNGPHSDSAIQQSLGSPLSESMNLSEWIGQVDAGSGAIGLAMALMRLAATAPDAEHAALNLGITNNGLASCLVVRNLQTSRAA
- a CDS encoding CHAD domain-containing protein; the encoded protein is MKIRFSGGESVQQGIQRIAATQIQQSIDDLSNHELDRSEVVHDVRKRCKMIRGMLRLVRPTIGEVYERENTWFRDASRKLSGLRDADATLEALERLREYGAKEVPGKLWDRLDAVLDNRSQVASSGTLDWEPFFVEATQDMQAALDRVPEWNCDEDGFDALKPGLEKTYRRGKRAMRDALKEPSDERLHEWRKHAKYQMYQVRILRDASERELSKRGKRLKRLTDLLGNDHDLVVLHHLLIEHPDFKKLRQAKGFKRLSGAIDARRSVLQKQAKKLGKKLFSASSKKFSGAIEQAWQQWHDDAAVVEAL